CGATGAATCCGAGCCCGGCACTTGTAAAGACCGCGAGATCATGCGGCATGATCCGCACACGCTGATCGAGGGCGCGCTGATCGCCTCGTTCGCGATGAATGCCCATACCTGCTATATCTATATTCGCGGTGAATACATCCGCGAGAAAGAGGCGTTGCAAAACGCCATCGACGAGGCCTATGCGGCGGGTCTGCTGGGTAAGAACGCTGCCAAATCCGGTTGGGACTTCGATCTGTTTCTGCACCACGGGGCAGGGGCCTATATCTGCGGTGAAGAAACCGCATTGATCGAAAGCCTGGAAGGCAAAAAGGGCATGCCGCGGATGAAACCGCCATTCCCGGCGGGTGCGGGCCTGTATGGCTGCCCCTCGACAGTGAACAATGTTGAATCCATCGCCGTTGTGCCCACAATCCTGCGTCGTGGACCGGAATGGTTCAGCTCGTTTGGTCGTCCCAACAATGTTGGCACTAAACTGTTTGGCATTTCCGGCCACGTCAACAACCCCTGTGTGGTTGAAGAGGCCATGAGCATCTCGTTTGAAGAGCTGATCGAAAAGCACTGTGGCGGTATCAAAGGTGGTTGGGACAACCTGCTGGCGGTGATCCCCGGTGGCTCGTCCGTGCCCTGTGTGCGCGGTGAAAACATGCGCGACGCGATCATGGACTTTGACTATCTGCGCAACGATCTGGGCTCGGGCCTGGGGACGGCGGCTGTCATCGTGATGGACAAGAACACTGACATCATCAAAGCGATCTGGCGTCTGGCCAAATTCTATAAGCACGAAAGCTGTGGCCAATGTACCCCGTGTCGCGAAGGCACCGGCTGGATGATGCGGGTGATGGATCGTCTGGTCAAAGGTGAGGCCGAGCTGGAAGAGATCGATATGCTGTGGGATCTGACCAAGCAGGTCGAAGGTCACACCATTTGTGCACTGGGCGATGCCGCTGCATGGCCGATCCAGGGCCTGATCCGCAACTTCCGTGAAGAAATCGAAGACCGTATCAAGGCCAATAAGACCGGCCGTATGGGCGCGATGGCGGCGGAGTGAGCGGGATCATGGGCTTGAAGAATTCTGGTAAAATTATCCTGTCGGTTGCCTTGGTGCTGAGCACTGTGGCGCTGGCAGGCTGTGACAGCGCCAAAAAGAAGCGGCCCACTTACGATGGTGTTCCATTCAAGATCAAGACCAAGCCGGTGGACAAGAAAGTCTCGCGGGCGAACTTTATTGTTCAGGTCCTCGATGCGAACCAATCGCTTGACGGCGCCCGTTTGGCCGCCGCGCATGCGGGGGTTAGCTATTGCTTAAGTGAGGCCGGGTACGGCACCTCGGATATCACGTGGGATGTAAACCCGCGCGACCCCGAGGCACAGCTTCGGCTGGTCGATGGTACTGCGGTGTTCCAGGGAACATGCGCATCATGAGCGGATTAACGGCATATCAGGGCCTGCGCGACACGCTGCTATTGAATAGCGGCGCCAGCGTTGCGTGTGATGGGGGCTCCAGTATCCAGGAGAAGACCATGACTCGTAGTTTGATCACCGCCGTTGCTTTGTGTGTTTCAACCCTGCCGCTGCAGGCTGCCGCTAAACCCAGTCTGCGCGATGTGCCGCAAGTTGAGAACATTATTTTTGTCGCCGCCATTGCCCATGAGGTCAGTGAATACTGCCACAGCATCAAGGCGCGCCGGATGAAGGCGCTGGGGATGGCGTGGGAGTTGCGGTCTCAGGCTAATGACCTGGGATATTCAGACGCCGAAATCCGCGCTCACGTGGAATCGGACAGTGAAAAGGCGCGGATGCGTGCCAAGGGTGAGCGGTATCTCAAGGCCAATGGCGTTGACTACGGCACCCCTGAAACCTTCTGCGTGTTTGGACTCGCGGAAATTGAAAAATCCAGCGCGATTGGCGCGCTACTGAGGGCGAAATAGACATGTCTGACCTGCGCAAGATCAACATTGATGGTACAGAGATCGAAGTGGACGGGGCAATGACCCTGATCCAGGCCTGTGAAGAGGCTGGGGTCGAGATCCCTCGGTTTTGTTACCACGAACGTCTGACCATTGCCGGCAACTGCCGTATGTGTCTGGTCGAGGTTGTCGGCGGGCCGCCAAAACCTGCGGCCTCTTGTGCTATGCAGGTGCGTGATCTGCGCCCCGGCCCCGAAGGTCAGCCGCCGGTTGTGAAGACCAATTCGCCAATGGTCAAAAAGGCCCGCGAAGGTGTGATGGAATTCATGCTGATCAACCACCCGCTGGATTGCCCGATCTGTGATCAGGGTGGCGAGTGTGACTTGCAGGATCAGGCGATGGCCTATGGCATTTCGGACAGCCGCTTCAAAGAGCAAAAACGTATTGTGGACGATCTTGACCTTGGCCCGCTGGTCTCGACTACAATGACACGCTGCATCAGTTGTACCCGCTGCGTGCGGTTTACCTCGGAAGTGGCCGGCATCACCCAAATGGGCCAAACCGGTCGTGGTGAAGACGCCGAGATCGTCAGCTATCTGAACGAAACGTTGGACAGCAACCTGCAGGGCAACATCATTGACCTGTGCCCAGTTGGCGCGCTGACCTCCAAGCCTTATGCCTTTACCGCTCGTCCATGGGAGCTGACAAAGACCGAAACCATCGACGTGATGGATGCTTTGGGCTCGAACATCCGGGTGGACACCAAGGGCCGCGAAGTCATGCGCATTATGCCGCGCAACAATGATGGCGTGAACGAAGAGTGGATTTCTGACAAAACGCGTTTCGTCTGGGATGGGCTGCGTCGTCAGCGTTTGGATCGCCCATATATCCGCGAAAACGGCAAGCTGCACCCGGCAACCTGGGGCGAGGCGCTTAGCAAGGCTGCCGAAGCCATGAAGGGTAAGAAAGTTGCGGGCCTGATCGGTGATCTGGTTCCGGTCGAGGCTGCATTTGCGCTGAAACAACTGGTGACCGGACTGGGTGGCAAAGTTGAATGTCGGACTGACAATGCGCGCCTGCCGCTGGATAACCGCGCGGCCTACGTAGGAACGGCGACGATTGAAGATATCGAGGATGCCAAAGCGATCATGTTGATCGGTACCGATCCACGTAGTGAATCTCCGGTACTGAACGCCCGCATCCGCAAGGCTTGGTCCAAAGGCGCCAACATCGGACTGATTGGTCAGCCGGTTGATTTGACATTCGAATATGCTCACCTGGGCACCGACCGTGCTGCTTTGGCAGACTTGCTGAAAGGTGGCCACGAGGGCGCATTGGGCAAGGACACTTTAGTCATCGTTGGGCAGGGTGCCCTGCGTGAGGCTGATGGTCTTGCGGTTCTGGCACATGCACAGAAATTTGCCGAGATGACGGAATCCAAACTTCTGGTTCTGCACACCGCAGCATCGCGTGTTGGTGCGATGGACGTCGGTGCTACAACACTGGGCGGCATGGAAGCGGCTCTCGAAGGGGCCGAGGTGATATATAATCTTGGCGCTGATGAGGTCGAGATCGATGCCGGTGCTTTTGTGATCTATCAGGGCTCACACGGTGACCGCGGTGCACACCGCGCCGATATCGTTCTGCCGGGGGCGGCCTATACCGAAGAAAATGGCTTGTTCGTCAACACCGAGGGTCGCCCTCAACTGGCGATGCGGGCTGGGTTTGCACCGGGTGAAGCCAAGGAAAACTGGGCCATCCTGCGCGCGCTGAGCGCCGAACTGGATGCCGCGCTTGCATATGACTCACTAGCGCAATTGCGCACCGCATTGATTGGCGAGGTTCCCCACCTGGCCAAGATCGACCAGGTGCCGACTAACGAAGGTGAGGCGCTGGAGATGGGTCCTTTGGGCAAAGCTGCCTTCCTGTCTGTGATCAGTGATTTCTACCTAACCAACCCAATCACCCGCGCGTCCGAAGTGATGGCTGAACTGTCAGCCAACGCAAAGGCACGCGGCGAAGAAAAGATCGCGGCCGAGTGATCCGCGCTGCTCTCATATCTCCCTTTCTGCTGGCTGGCTGTACGCCGACGTCTGCAGATCAGGCTGCCGGCGTCTCGCCGGTCTATCAGGGTGTCAAAACCAGCCTGCTTGAGGGGGATCTGGTGCAATTTAACGTGTCAATGACCGGCGCCCGCAAGGCGCAGGATGTTGATAACTATGCTGAATGCGCTGCCGCGCAGTACGCCTTGATCCGAGGATACGGGTTTGCACGGCATTTGCGCACAAATTTGAACCGAGAGGGTGGCGTTTGGACGGCTGATGCTGTCTACACCATCTCGCCCTCCCTACCGCGCGGTCTGCGCACCATCGACGCTGAAGTCGTGGTCGCGGATTGTGAGGCAAACGGAATACCCACGGTGTGAGGACCAATGGCTGAATTCTTGACCACTCCATTCGGAACCTTTGTTCTGATATTGGCGCAGGTGCTGGCAGTTGTCGCATTTGTAATGATCTCTTTGTTGTTCCTTGTGTACGGCGACCGGAAAATTTGGGCGGCGGTGCAGATGCGCCGTGGTCCAAACGTTGTGGGGGTCTTTGGCCTGTTGCAGTCGGTGGCAGATGCGCTGAAATATCTGGTCAAAGAGATCGTAATCCCGGCGGGCGCTGACCGCGCCGTATTTGTGCTGGCACCTTTGACCAGCTTTGTGCTGTCGATGATCGCCTGGGCGGTGATCCCGTTCAACGACGGTTGGGTTTTAAGTGACCTGAACGTTGCCGTGCTCTATGTCTTTGCGGTTTCCTCGCTGGAGGTCTACGGCGTGATCATGGGCGGATGGGCTTCGAACTCGAAATACCCGTTCCTTGGCAGCTTGCGTTCTGCGGCGCAGATGATTTCATACGAGGTTTCCATTGGCCTGATCATCGTCGGTGTGATCATTTCCACCGGATCGCTGAACTTTGGTGACATTGTGCGCGCACAGGACGGCGATCTGGGCCTGTTCAATTGGTACTGGCTGCCGCACTTCCCGATGGTGTTCCTGTTCTTCATCTCGGCGCTGGCAGAAACCAACCGTCCACCGTTCGATCTGCCCGAAGCGGAGAGCGAACTGGTTGCCGGTTATCAGGTCGAATACTCGGCCACCATGTTCCTGCTGTTCATGGCTGGTGAATACATCGCGATCTTCCTGATGTGCGCGCTGATGTCGCTGCTGTTCTTTGGAGGCTGGCTGTCGCCAATCCCGGGTCTGCCCGACGGCGTGCTGTGGATGGTTGGCAAGATGGCGTTCTTCTTCTTCTTGATCGCCATGGTCAAGGCCATCACCCCGCGCTACCGCTATGACCAGTTGATGCGTCTGGGTTGGAAAGTCTTCCTGCCATTCTCGCTGGCATGGGTGGTCTTCGTGGCCTTCGCTACAAAATTCGCATGGTTCGGTGGCCTGTTTGTCCGCTACACGGTAGGAGGCTGATATGACTCAGATCGATTACACCCGCGCCGCCAAATACTTCCTGCTGCAGGATTTCTGGGTTGGCTTCAAACTGGGGTTCAAATACTTCTTTGCTCCCAAGGCGACGCTGAACTACCCGCACGAAAAGGGTCCACTGAGCCCACGGTTCCGTGGCGAACATGCGCTGCGCCGCTATCCCGATGGCGAGGAACGCTGTATTGCCTGTAAACTGTGTGAGGCAGTGTGCCCGGCACAGGCGATCACTATTGATGCGGAACCCCGCGATGATGGCACCCGCCGTACCACGCGCTATGACATCGACATGACCAAATGCATCTACTGCGGCTTCTGCCAAGAGGCCTGCCCGGTGGATGCGATTGTCGAAGGCCCGAACTTTGAATTCTCGACCGAAACCCGCGAAGAGCTGTTCTATGACAAGGAAAAGCTTCTGTCGAATGGTGAACGCTGGGAAGCCGAGATTGCGCGCAACCTGGAACTGGATGCGCCCTACCGATGAGCGATCCGAAAAACCCCTTTGAGGCCATGATGGCCCAGGCCCAAGAGATGGCAAAGGCGCTGAACCCAGCGCTTGGCGATGTCTCTGCCAAAGGGTTTGAAGCGATGTGGCCCACCATGCCCAAAGAGGCGATGGAAATGATGTTTGGTAAATCCGCTAATCCGGATGGGCTGGACGCCAAGACCCGGCTGCTGCTGACGTTGGCCGGGCTGACATGCCAAGGGGCGCAGGCCGATGCTGCCTTGCGCCAAACCGTACGCCACGCCCTTGCGGCGGGTGCCAAGAAACAAGAGATCGTTGAAACGATCGGACAGATGTCAGTCTTTGCTGGCATCCCGGCCATGACCAAGGCGCTAGAAACCGCGCAAGAGGTCCTGGACGCACAAGGGGACGATGAGTCATGAGCGTGTTTGCCTTTTACCTCTTCGCCATAAGCGCCATCACCGGCGGGCTGTTCACTGTGATCAGCCGCCAACCGGTGCATTCGGTGCTGTGGCTGATCCTGGCCTTCCTGTCATCGGCAGGGCTGTTTGTTCTGCTGGGAGCCGAGTTTGTCGCCATGTTGCTGGTGATCGTCTACGTGGGCGCAGTCATGGTGCTGTTCCTGTTTGTGGTGATGATGCTGGATGTAGACTTTGCCGAGCTAAAGGCCGAGATGGCCAAGTTCATGCCGCTGGCCCTGTTGATCGGTCTGGTCATTCTGATGCAGCTGGTCATGGCCTACGGTGCTTGGGAGAGCGCACATGGGGCAGCTGACCTGCTGGCCAATCCAATTACCGCAGAACACCACAACACCGAGGCCCTGGGCCTTATCCTTTATGATCAATACTTCCTTCTGTTCCAACTGGCGGGTCTGATCCTGCTGGTCGCCATGATCGGTGCTATCGTGCTGACCCTGCGCCATCGCAAGGACGTCAAGCGTCAGGATATCCTGGCCCAGATGTTCCGCGATCCGGCTGAGGCAATGGAACTGAAAGACGTGAAACCGGGGCAGGGGCTTTAATCCAATGATTGGTATTGAACATTATCTAACCGTCGCGGCGACCATGTTCGTCATCGGCATCTTCGGGCTCTTTTTGAACCGTAAGAACGTGATCACCCTGTTGATGAGCATCGAACTGATGCTGCTGGCAGTGAACATCAACCTTGTGGCGTTCTCTAGCTTCCTGGGCGATCTGGTGGGGCAGGTGTTTACCCTGTTCGTGCTGACCGTTGCCGCCGCCGAGGCCTCTATTGGTCTGGCGATCCTGGTTTGCTTCTTCCGCAACCGTGGAACAATCGATGTCGAAGACATCAGCGTGATGAAGGGCTAAGACATCATGGAAACCATCCTCCTCTTTGCCCCGCTCATCGGGTCTATACTCTGCGGGTTCGGGTATAAATACATCGGCGAGAAAGCCGCGATGTGGACAGCAACCGGTATGCTGTTCCTGTCGGCCTTGCTGTCGTGGGTTTCATTCCTGACCTTTGACGGTGTCACCCAGCATATCGAAGTGCTGCGCTGGATCGAAAGTGGTTCGCTGTCGACCTCCTGGGGCATCCGTCTGGACCGGTTGACCACCATCATGCTGATCGTGATCACCACGGTGTCCTCGCTGGTTCACCTGTACTCGTTTGGTTACATGAACAAAGACCCGCAGTGGAAAGAAGGCGAAAGCTATAAGCCGCGCTTCTTTGCCTATCTGTCGTTCTTTACCTTCGCTATGCTGATGCTGGTGACATCCGACAACCTGGTTCAGATGTTCTTTGGCTGGGAAGGCGTGGGCGTTGCCTCGTACCTGCTGATCGGTTTCTACTACCGCAAGCCCACGGCCAATGCCGCCGCGATGAAGGCCTTTGTAGTCAACCGTGTTGGTGACTTTGGCTTTGCACTGGGTATTTTTGGTCTGTTCATGCTGACCGACAGCATCAATCTGAACGATGTGTTTGCTGCTGCGCCTAAACTGGCCGAGACAGAACTGACGTTCCTGTGGACCGAATGGAACGCCGCCAATCTGCTGGCCTTCTTGTTGTTTGTTGGTGCGATGGGCAAATCAGCTCAGCTGTTCCTGCACACCTGGCTGCCGGACGCGATGGAAGGCCCGACACCTGTGTCGGCGCTGATCCACGCGGCAACCATGGTTACCGCCGGTGTCTTTCTGGTCTGCCGCATGTCGCCATTGATGGAGTTCGCACCAGAAGCAATGGCCTTTGTCACTGTAGTTGGTGCCTCGACTGCGTTCTTTGCTGCGACCGTGGGTCTGGTTCAGACCGACATCAAGCGCGTCATTGCGTATTCAACCTGTTCGCAGCTGGGCTATATGTTCGTTGCCGCGGGTGTCGGTATGTATTCCGCCGCAATGTTCCACCTGCTCACACACGCGTTCTTTAAGGCGCTGTTGTTCCTTGGGGCTGGATCGGTCATCAACGCGATGCACCACGAGCAGGAAATGACCGAATACGGTGGTCTGCGCAAAAAGATTCCCTTCACGTTCTGGTCGATGATGATCGGTACGCTGGCTATCACCGGTGTTGGCATTCCGCTGACCCACATTGGTTTTGCCGGCTTCCTGTCCAAAGATGCAATCATCGAGAGCGCCTATGCGGGTGGCTCGGGCTATGGGTTCTGGATGCTGGTAATTGCTGCTGCAATGACCTCGTTCTATTCATGGCGCCTGATGTTCCTGACCTTCTTTGGCAAACCGCGCGGTGACAAGCACACCCATGATCACGCCCATGAAAGCCCGATCACCATGCTGATCCCGCTTGGCGTTTTGTCCGTCGGCGCGGTTCTGGCTGGCATGCTGTGGTATGGCTCATTCTTTGGTCACGCTGATCAGGTTGGCAAATTCTACGGTATCCCGGTTGCCGAGGCTTCGGCGCATGGCGAAGTGACTGCAGATGCGGGTCATGGCGAAGAAGTTGCGGATGCCGGACATGGTGAACCTGCTGCTGCGGGCGAGCACCACTATGTGTTTGCTGGCAAACCGGGTGAGGGCGGTCTTTACATTGGGGCCGGCAACACAGTTCTGGACGACGCACATGCGGCTCCGGCCTGGGTAAAGGTCTCGCCCTTTATCGCTATGCTGGGTGGCCTGTTAATGGCGATTTGGTTCTACATCATCAACCCGTCGCTGCCCGGTCGTTTGGCCACAGCGCAGAAGCCGCTGTATCTGTTCTTTAAGAACAAGTGGTACTTTGACGAGCTGTATGACGCGATTTTCGTGAAGCCTGCGTTGGCATTGGGTCGTTTCCTGTGGAAACGCGGAGATGGCGCGGCGATTGACGGCTTCCTGAACGG
This portion of the Parasedimentitalea marina genome encodes:
- the nuoF gene encoding NADH-quinone oxidoreductase subunit NuoF, which encodes MLNDQDRIFTNLYGMHDRSLKGAQARGHWDGTAAILAKGRDWIVQSMKDSGLRGRGGAGFPTGLKWSFMPKESDGRPAYLVINADESEPGTCKDREIMRHDPHTLIEGALIASFAMNAHTCYIYIRGEYIREKEALQNAIDEAYAAGLLGKNAAKSGWDFDLFLHHGAGAYICGEETALIESLEGKKGMPRMKPPFPAGAGLYGCPSTVNNVESIAVVPTILRRGPEWFSSFGRPNNVGTKLFGISGHVNNPCVVEEAMSISFEELIEKHCGGIKGGWDNLLAVIPGGSSVPCVRGENMRDAIMDFDYLRNDLGSGLGTAAVIVMDKNTDIIKAIWRLAKFYKHESCGQCTPCREGTGWMMRVMDRLVKGEAELEEIDMLWDLTKQVEGHTICALGDAAAWPIQGLIRNFREEIEDRIKANKTGRMGAMAAE
- a CDS encoding DUF5333 domain-containing protein, whose amino-acid sequence is MRIMSGLTAYQGLRDTLLLNSGASVACDGGSSIQEKTMTRSLITAVALCVSTLPLQAAAKPSLRDVPQVENIIFVAAIAHEVSEYCHSIKARRMKALGMAWELRSQANDLGYSDAEIRAHVESDSEKARMRAKGERYLKANGVDYGTPETFCVFGLAEIEKSSAIGALLRAK
- the nuoG gene encoding NADH-quinone oxidoreductase subunit NuoG translates to MSDLRKINIDGTEIEVDGAMTLIQACEEAGVEIPRFCYHERLTIAGNCRMCLVEVVGGPPKPAASCAMQVRDLRPGPEGQPPVVKTNSPMVKKAREGVMEFMLINHPLDCPICDQGGECDLQDQAMAYGISDSRFKEQKRIVDDLDLGPLVSTTMTRCISCTRCVRFTSEVAGITQMGQTGRGEDAEIVSYLNETLDSNLQGNIIDLCPVGALTSKPYAFTARPWELTKTETIDVMDALGSNIRVDTKGREVMRIMPRNNDGVNEEWISDKTRFVWDGLRRQRLDRPYIRENGKLHPATWGEALSKAAEAMKGKKVAGLIGDLVPVEAAFALKQLVTGLGGKVECRTDNARLPLDNRAAYVGTATIEDIEDAKAIMLIGTDPRSESPVLNARIRKAWSKGANIGLIGQPVDLTFEYAHLGTDRAALADLLKGGHEGALGKDTLVIVGQGALREADGLAVLAHAQKFAEMTESKLLVLHTAASRVGAMDVGATTLGGMEAALEGAEVIYNLGADEVEIDAGAFVIYQGSHGDRGAHRADIVLPGAAYTEENGLFVNTEGRPQLAMRAGFAPGEAKENWAILRALSAELDAALAYDSLAQLRTALIGEVPHLAKIDQVPTNEGEALEMGPLGKAAFLSVISDFYLTNPITRASEVMAELSANAKARGEEKIAAE
- the nuoH gene encoding NADH-quinone oxidoreductase subunit NuoH produces the protein MAEFLTTPFGTFVLILAQVLAVVAFVMISLLFLVYGDRKIWAAVQMRRGPNVVGVFGLLQSVADALKYLVKEIVIPAGADRAVFVLAPLTSFVLSMIAWAVIPFNDGWVLSDLNVAVLYVFAVSSLEVYGVIMGGWASNSKYPFLGSLRSAAQMISYEVSIGLIIVGVIISTGSLNFGDIVRAQDGDLGLFNWYWLPHFPMVFLFFISALAETNRPPFDLPEAESELVAGYQVEYSATMFLLFMAGEYIAIFLMCALMSLLFFGGWLSPIPGLPDGVLWMVGKMAFFFFLIAMVKAITPRYRYDQLMRLGWKVFLPFSLAWVVFVAFATKFAWFGGLFVRYTVGG
- the nuoI gene encoding NADH-quinone oxidoreductase subunit NuoI, whose protein sequence is MTQIDYTRAAKYFLLQDFWVGFKLGFKYFFAPKATLNYPHEKGPLSPRFRGEHALRRYPDGEERCIACKLCEAVCPAQAITIDAEPRDDGTRRTTRYDIDMTKCIYCGFCQEACPVDAIVEGPNFEFSTETREELFYDKEKLLSNGERWEAEIARNLELDAPYR
- a CDS encoding carboxymuconolactone decarboxylase family protein translates to MSDPKNPFEAMMAQAQEMAKALNPALGDVSAKGFEAMWPTMPKEAMEMMFGKSANPDGLDAKTRLLLTLAGLTCQGAQADAALRQTVRHALAAGAKKQEIVETIGQMSVFAGIPAMTKALETAQEVLDAQGDDES
- a CDS encoding NADH-quinone oxidoreductase subunit J translates to MSVFAFYLFAISAITGGLFTVISRQPVHSVLWLILAFLSSAGLFVLLGAEFVAMLLVIVYVGAVMVLFLFVVMMLDVDFAELKAEMAKFMPLALLIGLVILMQLVMAYGAWESAHGAADLLANPITAEHHNTEALGLILYDQYFLLFQLAGLILLVAMIGAIVLTLRHRKDVKRQDILAQMFRDPAEAMELKDVKPGQGL
- the nuoK gene encoding NADH-quinone oxidoreductase subunit NuoK, which encodes MIGIEHYLTVAATMFVIGIFGLFLNRKNVITLLMSIELMLLAVNINLVAFSSFLGDLVGQVFTLFVLTVAAAEASIGLAILVCFFRNRGTIDVEDISVMKG
- the nuoL gene encoding NADH-quinone oxidoreductase subunit L, translated to METILLFAPLIGSILCGFGYKYIGEKAAMWTATGMLFLSALLSWVSFLTFDGVTQHIEVLRWIESGSLSTSWGIRLDRLTTIMLIVITTVSSLVHLYSFGYMNKDPQWKEGESYKPRFFAYLSFFTFAMLMLVTSDNLVQMFFGWEGVGVASYLLIGFYYRKPTANAAAMKAFVVNRVGDFGFALGIFGLFMLTDSINLNDVFAAAPKLAETELTFLWTEWNAANLLAFLLFVGAMGKSAQLFLHTWLPDAMEGPTPVSALIHAATMVTAGVFLVCRMSPLMEFAPEAMAFVTVVGASTAFFAATVGLVQTDIKRVIAYSTCSQLGYMFVAAGVGMYSAAMFHLLTHAFFKALLFLGAGSVINAMHHEQEMTEYGGLRKKIPFTFWSMMIGTLAITGVGIPLTHIGFAGFLSKDAIIESAYAGGSGYGFWMLVIAAAMTSFYSWRLMFLTFFGKPRGDKHTHDHAHESPITMLIPLGVLSVGAVLAGMLWYGSFFGHADQVGKFYGIPVAEASAHGEVTADAGHGEEVADAGHGEPAAAGEHHYVFAGKPGEGGLYIGAGNTVLDDAHAAPAWVKVSPFIAMLGGLLMAIWFYIINPSLPGRLATAQKPLYLFFKNKWYFDELYDAIFVKPALALGRFLWKRGDGAAIDGFLNGVAMGIVPFFTRLAGRAQTGFIFTYAFWMVLGIVALVTWMSIGGGVH